GCTCGTCGTCGAGCGGCCCGACGAGCTCGCCGCCCTGACCCGCGACTTCCTCGCCTGAAGCCGCGCCGGCCCGGGCGCTACGCCTGGATGACGACCGGCGTCCCGAGCGGGACGAGCCGGGCGATCTGGACGGCCACCGGGCTCGGGACGCGCACGCACCCGTTCGAGAGGTCCTGACCGACCTGGTTCGGGTACGGCGTCCCGTGCACCGCGATCTGCGGCGGGCCGCCGTCGAAGCTGCCGAGCACGTTCGAGTACCCGGACAAGCCGATCGCGAAGGCGCCGTACGGTCCGTTCGGCTGCGCGGTCAGGTCGACGGGGTCGGTCACGTAGAAGACGCCCGTCGGCGTCGGGGTCTTCGGGGTGCCGATGACCGTGGCGGAGTCGACGACCGGCGTGCCGGCCTTCCGCAGCCACAGGTGGTGCTGGCTCAACGAGATCTGGATCGCGTAGTCGGTGGTGCTCGTCGTCACGTCGCTGGCGCGGACCCAGCCCTCGCTGTCGTTCGGCTGGAGCGGCAGCAGCACCTGGAGCCAGCCGATCTGGACCTTGCTGGCCAGCAGCGTGCGCGGCAGGAGGTAGTCGGTCTTCGCGGACAGGGTCTGGACCACCTTGCCGTTCGGCTGGTCGTAGACCGGCAGCGAGGAGACCCGCGTGGTGGCGATCAGCGCCAGCGGGGACGCGCTGGCGGTGGTGGTCGTCGTCGGTGGCGCCAGCCGCACGCGGTGCGCGGCCTTGGCCGCGCCGCCGCCCGAGGCGAGCACCGCACCCGCGGCGGCGCCGGCGAGGAGCACCAGCGCGCCGACCCCGGCGAGGGCCCGGCGCCGCCGTCGGCGGGCGTGACGGCGGCGGGCGCGCCGCGCCCAGGTCCGGCTCGCAGCGGCGCCGTCGATGTCGCCGGTGGCGGTGGGTTCCGACGGGTCGTCGACGGCCGGTGCCGCGCCCGCATCGACCACGGCTTCGGTCGCGTCGTCGGGGGCCTCGGGTGCGGCCGCCGGCGGGGTGATCCGATCGCGGGCGCCGGGTCGTCGGGCGAGGATCCGCGGTCGTCGCACGCGCGGCTCCGCCGCCGCGGGCGGCTCGTTGTCCGGCGTCGCGCCG
This DNA window, taken from Acidimicrobiia bacterium, encodes the following:
- a CDS encoding L,D-transpeptidase, translated to MAEPPEHPEEPNPTGDSARDPDGWLRPSQRRPRPGPRSIGATGATPDNEPPAAAEPRVRRPRILARRPGARDRITPPAAAPEAPDDATEAVVDAGAAPAVDDPSEPTATGDIDGAAASRTWARRARRRHARRRRRRALAGVGALVLLAGAAAGAVLASGGGAAKAAHRVRLAPPTTTTTASASPLALIATTRVSSLPVYDQPNGKVVQTLSAKTDYLLPRTLLASKVQIGWLQVLLPLQPNDSEGWVRASDVTTSTTDYAIQISLSQHHLWLRKAGTPVVDSATVIGTPKTPTPTGVFYVTDPVDLTAQPNGPYGAFAIGLSGYSNVLGSFDGGPPQIAVHGTPYPNQVGQDLSNGCVRVPSPVAVQIARLVPLGTPVVIQA